The genomic DNA TTGTATGTATGGGCAATATCTGCCGTTCACCCGCGGCTGAAGGCGTGATGCGGCGGTTGGTCGAAGCGGAGGGCTTGGACGATCGGATCACGATCGATTCGGCTGGCACGATCGGCTTCCACACCGGGAAGGCGGCGGATCGTCGGATGCGAGCCGCCGCGAAACAGCGCGGGCTCGAATTGACGAGTCGAGCGCGGCAGGTGACGGATGCGGATCTGCAAGCCTTCGATCTCGTCGTCGCCATGGATGCCGATAACGCCCGCGACCTGAACGCGCTCGTTGATGGCGGATCAGCGAACATCGTGCTGTTGAGCAGCTTTCTGGACGATGATTGGCCGAGCGACGTTCCGGACCCCTACTACGGTGGGGATGAGGGATTTGAATTTGTCTTGGAGATGCTCGACGCCGCCTGTCCAAAAATCTTGGAGTCGCTGAAGTCTGGCGCTATTTGAGGGGTTAGACTGATCGGAAAAGTTGTAGAATCGTACTGTTTGCCGAGCCACGCTAAATCGGCGAATCGTTACGATTGATGCGACAGTTGCAGCTTTCCCTGCCAGTTCCGGCAATTTGTTTTGGGTAGGACAGGCAAAGGGCTGACAACGCAGTTTCGTCGAAGCATACTCCGATAGTCCCCATGCGGCTCGGATCGGCAACGTTGACTGCTGTTCCAAGCCGCAGCGTGTCTCGTCAAACATCGCGCGACGTCAACTCGTTCTATTCCGAAATACCTGCAGACTGCGTCGAAAAACATGAATGTCGTTCACTGCCCCGGCTGCGCCCAATCGCTTCAACTGCCCGAAAACGCCAGTCCGGACATGACGCTGCAGTGTCCGCACTGCGGCGCGGTTCACCAAGTCGACCAATTCCTGCCCGCTGCAGCGGAACCCGAGGCCGCGGCAGCTGAGCCCGAAGTGGTCTTCAACGAACAAGCTCAAGAAGAGTTCTCGCAGGGGGAGATTCTGGCCGATTCGGATCCCGACGCCACCGATCAAGACGATCAGGAGCTGGAACTGCTGAGCTTCGACGAGGATATCGAAGAGCTGCCGATGATCGAAATCGAAGAGGACGGCGAAGAGGAAGAGCTGCCGAGTTTCGAGGTCGAACCTGTTGCGCTCGACGAAATGTCTGCCGACGCATCGCAGTCGGCGGATGACGCAGCCGACGAAGCGCTGCCGATGATCAATCTGGGGATGGGCGACGATGTGGAAGAGACGCCGAGGTTCGAAGCTGAACCTGCCGCGCCGGGTGAAACGTCGGCCGACGAAGATGCTGACGACGCGGCGCCGATGATCGATCTGGAGATGGACGACGAAGCCGAACAGACACCCAACTTCGAAGCGGAACCCGTCGCGTTTGGCGAAGTGTCGGACGACGACGCATCGCAGCCGATCGACGTCGATGCCGCTGCGACTGACGATGACGAACCGTTGATGATCGAACTGGAGACCGACGATCCCGCGGTGGCTGAGGCGGCTGCGGAGCCGGTCGTTGTCGATTCCGAATTGGACGTCGAACCGATTGTCGCCGCAGAGGACGCGAACGAAGACGAAGCTGTCGAACTGCCGAGCATCGAATTCGATGCAGTCGATAGTGGCGAGCCAGAGCCTGATCTCGAGGACGAAGCGGCGACCGAATTGGTCGAATCGGAAGAACCCGTTTCGGCGGAATCGCTAGCTCCCGAATCGCTGACTACCGAATCGGACGACGCCGAAGCACCGCTGGTCGCCGATCAATCGGAGTCCGCAATGCCGTTGGGCTTCACTGAGTTCGATCGCGAATCCGAGACGGAGATCGCGGACGAATCGGAACCGACGATCGACGACATGCAACCGGTAGCGGCAGTGACTCCCGCTGCTCCCAAGCGTTCGCGAGTGGCTAGCTTGGTGATGCAGATCGTCTGTCCCGAGTGCAACGATCCGGTCCGGATGCCCGAATCGCCCGCTGCGTCCGACGCGATGGTGCGTTGTCCTTGGTGCGGGCAGACCAATCCATTAAATCGCTTCGCCGATCAATTGGCCCCAGCGCTTCAGCTGGTTTCGCCGGGGACCGACAGCGTCGACACGGCGGTGGCGGCTGTCCCGTCGCGGGAATCATCAAATCAATGGAGCGCCGAAGACGCAAACGTCGACGTTGCGACGGCGCCGCGGCAAGACGATGCTTACGCCACGTTCGACGATTCGCCGATGCTCGCGTCCGAAGGTTTCGATATGTCGGCGCATGGGCTGCAGCCGCGGCCGCGTCGTCGCCAAAAACCTTCGATCGTTAAGATGCTGATCCAATGGTTCGGCGGCGGCGTGTTGGGGATCGGTGGCGCGCTGGCGATCCTGTATTTCGGCTTCCCCGAGAAGTTCCCCAAGTTCTTGCCCTTCCAACCGCCGGTCAATCGAAGCAGTTCGACCGAGGGGAGCGACGGCGAATTTGTGCCTCGCAGCGCACAACCGAACAACGATTTTGGCGGCGCCGGATTTGTCGTGGAGAACGAAGACAACGAACTGCTCGAATCGATCGAGCTTCCCGCTGCCGATGCACCCGCGGCGGAGGACGAATCCGAAGCGATCGTGCAAGCTACCGAAGCAGCCCCGCGGGTCGAACCGAAGCGGCCTCCTTCGTTTGTCGAACAGCGACTGGAAGCCGCTCGCGAAGCGTTGGCGATGACTGTTGAAACCGATCCGGAGAGTTCCGAGTTCACGGTCAACCGAAATTCGCTGTACCGTAGTATGGCGGAACTGGCCGAAGCGGTTTCCGACAACCCGTTTTCAAAGCATCCCAAGCGAGAGGCGGCGCGGTTGATGGCTGAACTGGCGAAGACACCGGCGCTGATGAAGTCGCTGGGCGGGCTCGCTCCCTATTGGCTGACGTCGTCGCGGCGGACCAGCGATGGGATTTTTCTGGTCGCTAAACTGGGCGGCAAAACCAAAGCACAATCGCGTCCCGGATATCACTCGATCCAACTGGCTCGCTACATCGGCGAATCGGCTGATGCCGAACCGATCACCCTCTTCGGGTTGTTAGATGATCTGCTCCCCTATCAGGATCAAACGGTTATGATACTGGCGGTGATTGAAAATAACGCAGCCGATATCAAGGGCGATGGCAGCCTGTTGAAGCTGTCGTCGATCCAGCCGTTGTAGTTTTTGATGCAGCCGATAGCTTTTGCTTCTTTGCAGTTGTAGCCATCGCGATCAAAACCAGCGGCAAACCAGC from Rosistilla oblonga includes the following:
- a CDS encoding low molecular weight protein-tyrosine-phosphatase: MKPCSILFVCMGNICRSPAAEGVMRRLVEAEGLDDRITIDSAGTIGFHTGKAADRRMRAAAKQRGLELTSRARQVTDADLQAFDLVVAMDADNARDLNALVDGGSANIVLLSSFLDDDWPSDVPDPYYGGDEGFEFVLEMLDAACPKILESLKSGAI